A DNA window from Leopardus geoffroyi isolate Oge1 chromosome A1, O.geoffroyi_Oge1_pat1.0, whole genome shotgun sequence contains the following coding sequences:
- the FCHSD1 gene encoding F-BAR and double SH3 domains protein 1 isoform X2, giving the protein MQPPPRKVKPAQEVKLRFLEQLSILQTRQQREADLLEDIRSYSKQRAAIEREYGQALQKLAGPFLKREGHRSGEMDSRMVFGAWRCLLDATVAGGQARLQASDRYRDLAGGTGRSAKEQVLRKGAENLQRAQAEVLQSVRELSRSRKLYGQRERVWALAQEKAADVQARLNRSDHGLFHTRTSLQKLSTKLSAQSAQYSQQLRAARNEYLLNLVATNAHLDHYYQEELPALLKALVSELLEHLRDPLTLLSRTELEAAEMALEHAHHGAQATSQVSWEQDLKLFLQEPGVFSPTPPQEFQPAGTDQVCALELEGDAGGMAGDSSLEKEVQRWTSRAARDYKIQNHGHRVLQRLEQRRQQAPEREAPGIEQRLQEVRESIRRAQVSQVKGAARLALLQGAGLDVQRWLKPAMTQAQDEVEQERRLSEARLSQRDLSPTAEDAELSDFEECEETGELFEEPAPTALATRPLPCPAHVVFGYQAGREDELTITEGEWLEVIEEGDADEWVKARNQHGEVGFVPERYLNFPDLSFPESGHDSDNPSGAEPTAFLARALYSYTGQSAEELSFPEGALIRLLPRAQDGVDDGFWRGEFGGHVGVFPSLLVEELLGPPGPHELSDPEQMLPSPSPPSFSPPVPTCALDGAPAPVLPVDQDLECPGPLDMMAPRLRPVSHLCVPPTPNMRRHWERIVLEERVLSKAS; this is encoded by the exons ATGCAGCCGCCGCCCCGAAAA GTAAAGCCGGCTCAGGAGGTGAAGCTTCGCTTCCTGGAGCAGCTGAGCATCCTTCAGACCCGGCAGCAGAGGGAGGCAGATTTACTGGAGGACATCAG GTCCTACAGCAAGCAGAGGGCAGCCATTGAACGGGAGTATGGGCAG GCACTTCAGAAACTGGCTGGGCCATTCCTGAAGAGGGAAGGGCACCGGAGTGGGGAGATGGACAGCAG GATGGTGTTTGGTGCCTGGCGCTGCCTGCTGGATGCCACCGTGGCTGGGGGCCAAGCCCGGCTCCAGGCATCTGACCGATACCGTGACCTGGCAGGGGGCACAGGGCGGAGTGCCAAGGAGCAGGTGCTTAGGAAG GGAGCAGAGAACCTCCAGAGGGCACAAGCTGAGGTGCTGCAGTCTGTCCgggagctgagccgaagtcggaagctgtATGGGCAGCGGGAACGTGTGTGGGCCTTGGCACAGGAGAAGGCGGCTGATGTCCAGGCTAG ACTGAACCGAAGTGACCATGGGCTCTTCCACACTCGAACCAGTCTCCAGAAACTCAGCACCAAG tTGTCTGCCCAATCAGCCCAGTACTCCCAGCAGCTGAGAGCAGCCCGCAACGAGTACCTGCTTAACCTGGTGGCCACCAATGCCCACCTTGACCACTACTACCAGGAGGAATTGCCAGCCCTGCTCAAG GCCCTGGTCAGCGAGCTCTTGGAACACTTGAGGGACCCCCTGACCTTGCTAAGCCGCACTGAGCTGGAAGCTGCAGAGATGGCCCTGGAGCATGCCCACCATGGAGCACAGGCAACCTCCCAG GTAAGCTGGGAGCAAGATTTGAAGCTTTTTCTTCAGGAGCCTGGAGTATTTTCCCCCACACCACCTCAGGAGTTTCAGCCTGCAGGGACTGATCAG GTGTGTGCCTTGGAGCTGGAGGGGGACGCAGGAGGCATGGCTGGGGACAGTAGCCTGGAGAAAGAGGTTCAACGCTGGACGAGCCGAGCCGCCCGAGACTACAAGATCCAGAACCATGGGCATcgg GTGCTGCAGCGGCTGGAGCAGAGGCGACAGCAGGCTCCAGAGCGGGAGGCTCCAGGCATAGAACAGCGGCTGCAGGAAGTGAGGGAGAGCATTCGGCGGGCACAG GTGAGCCAGGTGAAGGGGGCTGCTCGGCTGGCCCTGCTACAAGGAGCTGGCCTAGATGTGCAGCGCTGGCTGAAACCAGCCATGACCCAGGCCCAGGATGAGGTGGAGCAGGAGCGACGGCTCAGTGAGGCCCGACTGTCCCAGAGGGACCTGTCTCCTACG GCTGAGGATGCTGAGCTCTCGGACTTTGAGGAATGTGAGGAGACAGGGGAGCTCTTTGAGGAGCCTGCCCCCACAGCCTTGGCCACtaggccccttccctgccctgcacaTGTGGTGTTTGGTTATCAG GCAGGGCGTGAGGATGAGCTGACCATCACAGAGGGCGAGTGGCTGGAGGTCATAGAAGAGGGAGATGCTGATGAATGGGTCAAG GCTCGAAACCAGCACGGCGAGGTAGGCTTTGTCCCTGAGCGGTATCTCAACTTCCCGGACCTCTCCTTCCCTGAGAGTGGCCATGACAGCGACAACCCCTCAGGGGCAGAGCCCACAG CTTTCCTGGCCCGTGCCCTATACAGCTACACGGGACAGAGTGCAGAGGAGCTGAGCTTCCCCGAGGGGGCACTTATCCGCCTGCTGCCCAGGGCCCAGGATGGAGTGGATGACGGCTTCTGGAGGGGAGAATTTGGGGGCCATGTTGGGGTCTTCCCCTCCCTGCTAGTGGAGGAGCTTCTTGGCCCCCCAGGGCCCCATGAACTCTCAGACCCTGAACAG ATGCTGCcatccccttctcctcccagctTCTCACCTCCTGTGCCCACCTGTGCCTTGGATGGAGCCCCTGCACCTGTGCTGCCTGTGG ACCAAGACCTGGAATGTCCTGGACCCCTGGACATGATGGCACCTCGACTCAGGCCG GTTAGCCACCTTTgcgttccccccaccccaaacatgCGAAGACACTGGGAAAGGATTGTGCTGGAGGAGAGGGTACTCTCCAAGGCAAGCTAA
- the FCHSD1 gene encoding F-BAR and double SH3 domains protein 1 isoform X1, with amino-acid sequence MQPPPRKVKPAQEVKLRFLEQLSILQTRQQREADLLEDIRSYSKQRAAIEREYGQALQKLAGPFLKREGHRSGEMDSRPSMGRSRMVFGAWRCLLDATVAGGQARLQASDRYRDLAGGTGRSAKEQVLRKGAENLQRAQAEVLQSVRELSRSRKLYGQRERVWALAQEKAADVQARLNRSDHGLFHTRTSLQKLSTKLSAQSAQYSQQLRAARNEYLLNLVATNAHLDHYYQEELPALLKALVSELLEHLRDPLTLLSRTELEAAEMALEHAHHGAQATSQVSWEQDLKLFLQEPGVFSPTPPQEFQPAGTDQVCALELEGDAGGMAGDSSLEKEVQRWTSRAARDYKIQNHGHRVLQRLEQRRQQAPEREAPGIEQRLQEVRESIRRAQVSQVKGAARLALLQGAGLDVQRWLKPAMTQAQDEVEQERRLSEARLSQRDLSPTAEDAELSDFEECEETGELFEEPAPTALATRPLPCPAHVVFGYQAGREDELTITEGEWLEVIEEGDADEWVKARNQHGEVGFVPERYLNFPDLSFPESGHDSDNPSGAEPTAFLARALYSYTGQSAEELSFPEGALIRLLPRAQDGVDDGFWRGEFGGHVGVFPSLLVEELLGPPGPHELSDPEQMLPSPSPPSFSPPVPTCALDGAPAPVLPVDQDLECPGPLDMMAPRLRPVSHLCVPPTPNMRRHWERIVLEERVLSKAS; translated from the exons ATGCAGCCGCCGCCCCGAAAA GTAAAGCCGGCTCAGGAGGTGAAGCTTCGCTTCCTGGAGCAGCTGAGCATCCTTCAGACCCGGCAGCAGAGGGAGGCAGATTTACTGGAGGACATCAG GTCCTACAGCAAGCAGAGGGCAGCCATTGAACGGGAGTATGGGCAG GCACTTCAGAAACTGGCTGGGCCATTCCTGAAGAGGGAAGGGCACCGGAGTGGGGAGATGGACAGCAG ACCTTCTATGGGGAGAAGCAGGATGGTGTTTGGTGCCTGGCGCTGCCTGCTGGATGCCACCGTGGCTGGGGGCCAAGCCCGGCTCCAGGCATCTGACCGATACCGTGACCTGGCAGGGGGCACAGGGCGGAGTGCCAAGGAGCAGGTGCTTAGGAAG GGAGCAGAGAACCTCCAGAGGGCACAAGCTGAGGTGCTGCAGTCTGTCCgggagctgagccgaagtcggaagctgtATGGGCAGCGGGAACGTGTGTGGGCCTTGGCACAGGAGAAGGCGGCTGATGTCCAGGCTAG ACTGAACCGAAGTGACCATGGGCTCTTCCACACTCGAACCAGTCTCCAGAAACTCAGCACCAAG tTGTCTGCCCAATCAGCCCAGTACTCCCAGCAGCTGAGAGCAGCCCGCAACGAGTACCTGCTTAACCTGGTGGCCACCAATGCCCACCTTGACCACTACTACCAGGAGGAATTGCCAGCCCTGCTCAAG GCCCTGGTCAGCGAGCTCTTGGAACACTTGAGGGACCCCCTGACCTTGCTAAGCCGCACTGAGCTGGAAGCTGCAGAGATGGCCCTGGAGCATGCCCACCATGGAGCACAGGCAACCTCCCAG GTAAGCTGGGAGCAAGATTTGAAGCTTTTTCTTCAGGAGCCTGGAGTATTTTCCCCCACACCACCTCAGGAGTTTCAGCCTGCAGGGACTGATCAG GTGTGTGCCTTGGAGCTGGAGGGGGACGCAGGAGGCATGGCTGGGGACAGTAGCCTGGAGAAAGAGGTTCAACGCTGGACGAGCCGAGCCGCCCGAGACTACAAGATCCAGAACCATGGGCATcgg GTGCTGCAGCGGCTGGAGCAGAGGCGACAGCAGGCTCCAGAGCGGGAGGCTCCAGGCATAGAACAGCGGCTGCAGGAAGTGAGGGAGAGCATTCGGCGGGCACAG GTGAGCCAGGTGAAGGGGGCTGCTCGGCTGGCCCTGCTACAAGGAGCTGGCCTAGATGTGCAGCGCTGGCTGAAACCAGCCATGACCCAGGCCCAGGATGAGGTGGAGCAGGAGCGACGGCTCAGTGAGGCCCGACTGTCCCAGAGGGACCTGTCTCCTACG GCTGAGGATGCTGAGCTCTCGGACTTTGAGGAATGTGAGGAGACAGGGGAGCTCTTTGAGGAGCCTGCCCCCACAGCCTTGGCCACtaggccccttccctgccctgcacaTGTGGTGTTTGGTTATCAG GCAGGGCGTGAGGATGAGCTGACCATCACAGAGGGCGAGTGGCTGGAGGTCATAGAAGAGGGAGATGCTGATGAATGGGTCAAG GCTCGAAACCAGCACGGCGAGGTAGGCTTTGTCCCTGAGCGGTATCTCAACTTCCCGGACCTCTCCTTCCCTGAGAGTGGCCATGACAGCGACAACCCCTCAGGGGCAGAGCCCACAG CTTTCCTGGCCCGTGCCCTATACAGCTACACGGGACAGAGTGCAGAGGAGCTGAGCTTCCCCGAGGGGGCACTTATCCGCCTGCTGCCCAGGGCCCAGGATGGAGTGGATGACGGCTTCTGGAGGGGAGAATTTGGGGGCCATGTTGGGGTCTTCCCCTCCCTGCTAGTGGAGGAGCTTCTTGGCCCCCCAGGGCCCCATGAACTCTCAGACCCTGAACAG ATGCTGCcatccccttctcctcccagctTCTCACCTCCTGTGCCCACCTGTGCCTTGGATGGAGCCCCTGCACCTGTGCTGCCTGTGG ACCAAGACCTGGAATGTCCTGGACCCCTGGACATGATGGCACCTCGACTCAGGCCG GTTAGCCACCTTTgcgttccccccaccccaaacatgCGAAGACACTGGGAAAGGATTGTGCTGGAGGAGAGGGTACTCTCCAAGGCAAGCTAA
- the FCHSD1 gene encoding F-BAR and double SH3 domains protein 1 isoform X5 → MQPPPRKVKPAQEVKLRFLEQLSILQTRQQREADLLEDIRSYSKQRAAIEREYGQGAENLQRAQAEVLQSVRELSRSRKLYGQRERVWALAQEKAADVQARLNRSDHGLFHTRTSLQKLSTKLSAQSAQYSQQLRAARNEYLLNLVATNAHLDHYYQEELPALLKALVSELLEHLRDPLTLLSRTELEAAEMALEHAHHGAQATSQVSWEQDLKLFLQEPGVFSPTPPQEFQPAGTDQVCALELEGDAGGMAGDSSLEKEVQRWTSRAARDYKIQNHGHRVLQRLEQRRQQAPEREAPGIEQRLQEVRESIRRAQVSQVKGAARLALLQGAGLDVQRWLKPAMTQAQDEVEQERRLSEARLSQRDLSPTAEDAELSDFEECEETGELFEEPAPTALATRPLPCPAHVVFGYQAGREDELTITEGEWLEVIEEGDADEWVKARNQHGEVGFVPERYLNFPDLSFPESGHDSDNPSGAEPTAFLARALYSYTGQSAEELSFPEGALIRLLPRAQDGVDDGFWRGEFGGHVGVFPSLLVEELLGPPGPHELSDPEQMLPSPSPPSFSPPVPTCALDGAPAPVLPVDQDLECPGPLDMMAPRLRPVSHLCVPPTPNMRRHWERIVLEERVLSKAS, encoded by the exons ATGCAGCCGCCGCCCCGAAAA GTAAAGCCGGCTCAGGAGGTGAAGCTTCGCTTCCTGGAGCAGCTGAGCATCCTTCAGACCCGGCAGCAGAGGGAGGCAGATTTACTGGAGGACATCAG GTCCTACAGCAAGCAGAGGGCAGCCATTGAACGGGAGTATGGGCAG GGAGCAGAGAACCTCCAGAGGGCACAAGCTGAGGTGCTGCAGTCTGTCCgggagctgagccgaagtcggaagctgtATGGGCAGCGGGAACGTGTGTGGGCCTTGGCACAGGAGAAGGCGGCTGATGTCCAGGCTAG ACTGAACCGAAGTGACCATGGGCTCTTCCACACTCGAACCAGTCTCCAGAAACTCAGCACCAAG tTGTCTGCCCAATCAGCCCAGTACTCCCAGCAGCTGAGAGCAGCCCGCAACGAGTACCTGCTTAACCTGGTGGCCACCAATGCCCACCTTGACCACTACTACCAGGAGGAATTGCCAGCCCTGCTCAAG GCCCTGGTCAGCGAGCTCTTGGAACACTTGAGGGACCCCCTGACCTTGCTAAGCCGCACTGAGCTGGAAGCTGCAGAGATGGCCCTGGAGCATGCCCACCATGGAGCACAGGCAACCTCCCAG GTAAGCTGGGAGCAAGATTTGAAGCTTTTTCTTCAGGAGCCTGGAGTATTTTCCCCCACACCACCTCAGGAGTTTCAGCCTGCAGGGACTGATCAG GTGTGTGCCTTGGAGCTGGAGGGGGACGCAGGAGGCATGGCTGGGGACAGTAGCCTGGAGAAAGAGGTTCAACGCTGGACGAGCCGAGCCGCCCGAGACTACAAGATCCAGAACCATGGGCATcgg GTGCTGCAGCGGCTGGAGCAGAGGCGACAGCAGGCTCCAGAGCGGGAGGCTCCAGGCATAGAACAGCGGCTGCAGGAAGTGAGGGAGAGCATTCGGCGGGCACAG GTGAGCCAGGTGAAGGGGGCTGCTCGGCTGGCCCTGCTACAAGGAGCTGGCCTAGATGTGCAGCGCTGGCTGAAACCAGCCATGACCCAGGCCCAGGATGAGGTGGAGCAGGAGCGACGGCTCAGTGAGGCCCGACTGTCCCAGAGGGACCTGTCTCCTACG GCTGAGGATGCTGAGCTCTCGGACTTTGAGGAATGTGAGGAGACAGGGGAGCTCTTTGAGGAGCCTGCCCCCACAGCCTTGGCCACtaggccccttccctgccctgcacaTGTGGTGTTTGGTTATCAG GCAGGGCGTGAGGATGAGCTGACCATCACAGAGGGCGAGTGGCTGGAGGTCATAGAAGAGGGAGATGCTGATGAATGGGTCAAG GCTCGAAACCAGCACGGCGAGGTAGGCTTTGTCCCTGAGCGGTATCTCAACTTCCCGGACCTCTCCTTCCCTGAGAGTGGCCATGACAGCGACAACCCCTCAGGGGCAGAGCCCACAG CTTTCCTGGCCCGTGCCCTATACAGCTACACGGGACAGAGTGCAGAGGAGCTGAGCTTCCCCGAGGGGGCACTTATCCGCCTGCTGCCCAGGGCCCAGGATGGAGTGGATGACGGCTTCTGGAGGGGAGAATTTGGGGGCCATGTTGGGGTCTTCCCCTCCCTGCTAGTGGAGGAGCTTCTTGGCCCCCCAGGGCCCCATGAACTCTCAGACCCTGAACAG ATGCTGCcatccccttctcctcccagctTCTCACCTCCTGTGCCCACCTGTGCCTTGGATGGAGCCCCTGCACCTGTGCTGCCTGTGG ACCAAGACCTGGAATGTCCTGGACCCCTGGACATGATGGCACCTCGACTCAGGCCG GTTAGCCACCTTTgcgttccccccaccccaaacatgCGAAGACACTGGGAAAGGATTGTGCTGGAGGAGAGGGTACTCTCCAAGGCAAGCTAA
- the FCHSD1 gene encoding F-BAR and double SH3 domains protein 1 isoform X3 has protein sequence MQPPPRKVKPAQEVKLRFLEQLSILQTRQQREADLLEDIRSYSKQRAAIEREYGQALQKLAGPFLKREGHRSGEMDSRPSMGRSRMVFGAWRCLLDATVAGGQARLQASDRYRDLAGGTGRSAKEQVLRKGAENLQRAQAEVLQSVRELSRSRKLYGQRERVWALAQEKAADVQARLNRSDHGLFHTRTSLQKLSTKLSAQSAQYSQQLRAARNEYLLNLVATNAHLDHYYQEELPALLKALVSELLEHLRDPLTLLSRTELEAAEMALEHAHHGAQATSQVSWEQDLKLFLQEPGVFSPTPPQEFQPAGTDQVCALELEGDAGGMAGDSSLEKEVQRWTSRAARDYKIQNHGHRVLQRLEQRRQQAPEREAPGIEQRLQEVRESIRRAQVSQVKGAARLALLQGAGLDVQRWLKPAMTQAQDEVEQERRLSEARLSQRDLSPTAEDAELSDFEECEETGELFEEPAPTALATRPLPCPAHVVFGYQAGREDELTITEGEWLEVIEEGDADEWVKARNQHGEVGFVPERYLNFPDLSFPESGHDSDNPSGAEPTAFLARALYSYTGQSAEELSFPEGALIRLLPRAQDGVDDGFWRGEFGGHVGVFPSLLVEELLGPPGPHELSDPEQMLPSPSPPSFSPPVPTCALDGAPAPVLPVDQDLECPGPLDMMAPRLRPMRPPPPPPAKAPDPGHPDPLT, from the exons ATGCAGCCGCCGCCCCGAAAA GTAAAGCCGGCTCAGGAGGTGAAGCTTCGCTTCCTGGAGCAGCTGAGCATCCTTCAGACCCGGCAGCAGAGGGAGGCAGATTTACTGGAGGACATCAG GTCCTACAGCAAGCAGAGGGCAGCCATTGAACGGGAGTATGGGCAG GCACTTCAGAAACTGGCTGGGCCATTCCTGAAGAGGGAAGGGCACCGGAGTGGGGAGATGGACAGCAG ACCTTCTATGGGGAGAAGCAGGATGGTGTTTGGTGCCTGGCGCTGCCTGCTGGATGCCACCGTGGCTGGGGGCCAAGCCCGGCTCCAGGCATCTGACCGATACCGTGACCTGGCAGGGGGCACAGGGCGGAGTGCCAAGGAGCAGGTGCTTAGGAAG GGAGCAGAGAACCTCCAGAGGGCACAAGCTGAGGTGCTGCAGTCTGTCCgggagctgagccgaagtcggaagctgtATGGGCAGCGGGAACGTGTGTGGGCCTTGGCACAGGAGAAGGCGGCTGATGTCCAGGCTAG ACTGAACCGAAGTGACCATGGGCTCTTCCACACTCGAACCAGTCTCCAGAAACTCAGCACCAAG tTGTCTGCCCAATCAGCCCAGTACTCCCAGCAGCTGAGAGCAGCCCGCAACGAGTACCTGCTTAACCTGGTGGCCACCAATGCCCACCTTGACCACTACTACCAGGAGGAATTGCCAGCCCTGCTCAAG GCCCTGGTCAGCGAGCTCTTGGAACACTTGAGGGACCCCCTGACCTTGCTAAGCCGCACTGAGCTGGAAGCTGCAGAGATGGCCCTGGAGCATGCCCACCATGGAGCACAGGCAACCTCCCAG GTAAGCTGGGAGCAAGATTTGAAGCTTTTTCTTCAGGAGCCTGGAGTATTTTCCCCCACACCACCTCAGGAGTTTCAGCCTGCAGGGACTGATCAG GTGTGTGCCTTGGAGCTGGAGGGGGACGCAGGAGGCATGGCTGGGGACAGTAGCCTGGAGAAAGAGGTTCAACGCTGGACGAGCCGAGCCGCCCGAGACTACAAGATCCAGAACCATGGGCATcgg GTGCTGCAGCGGCTGGAGCAGAGGCGACAGCAGGCTCCAGAGCGGGAGGCTCCAGGCATAGAACAGCGGCTGCAGGAAGTGAGGGAGAGCATTCGGCGGGCACAG GTGAGCCAGGTGAAGGGGGCTGCTCGGCTGGCCCTGCTACAAGGAGCTGGCCTAGATGTGCAGCGCTGGCTGAAACCAGCCATGACCCAGGCCCAGGATGAGGTGGAGCAGGAGCGACGGCTCAGTGAGGCCCGACTGTCCCAGAGGGACCTGTCTCCTACG GCTGAGGATGCTGAGCTCTCGGACTTTGAGGAATGTGAGGAGACAGGGGAGCTCTTTGAGGAGCCTGCCCCCACAGCCTTGGCCACtaggccccttccctgccctgcacaTGTGGTGTTTGGTTATCAG GCAGGGCGTGAGGATGAGCTGACCATCACAGAGGGCGAGTGGCTGGAGGTCATAGAAGAGGGAGATGCTGATGAATGGGTCAAG GCTCGAAACCAGCACGGCGAGGTAGGCTTTGTCCCTGAGCGGTATCTCAACTTCCCGGACCTCTCCTTCCCTGAGAGTGGCCATGACAGCGACAACCCCTCAGGGGCAGAGCCCACAG CTTTCCTGGCCCGTGCCCTATACAGCTACACGGGACAGAGTGCAGAGGAGCTGAGCTTCCCCGAGGGGGCACTTATCCGCCTGCTGCCCAGGGCCCAGGATGGAGTGGATGACGGCTTCTGGAGGGGAGAATTTGGGGGCCATGTTGGGGTCTTCCCCTCCCTGCTAGTGGAGGAGCTTCTTGGCCCCCCAGGGCCCCATGAACTCTCAGACCCTGAACAG ATGCTGCcatccccttctcctcccagctTCTCACCTCCTGTGCCCACCTGTGCCTTGGATGGAGCCCCTGCACCTGTGCTGCCTGTGG ACCAAGACCTGGAATGTCCTGGACCCCTGGACATGATGGCACCTCGACTCAGGCCG ATGCGtccaccacctcccccaccagctAAAGCCCCGGATCCTGGCCACCCAGATCCTCTCACCTGA
- the FCHSD1 gene encoding F-BAR and double SH3 domains protein 1 isoform X4 produces the protein MQPPPRKVKPAQEVKLRFLEQLSILQTRQQREADLLEDIRSYSKQRAAIEREYGQALQKLAGPFLKREGHRSGEMDSRMVFGAWRCLLDATVAGGQARLQASDRYRDLAGGTGRSAKEQVLRKGAENLQRAQAEVLQSVRELSRSRKLYGQRERVWALAQEKAADVQARLNRSDHGLFHTRTSLQKLSTKLSAQSAQYSQQLRAARNEYLLNLVATNAHLDHYYQEELPALLKALVSELLEHLRDPLTLLSRTELEAAEMALEHAHHGAQATSQVSWEQDLKLFLQEPGVFSPTPPQEFQPAGTDQVCALELEGDAGGMAGDSSLEKEVQRWTSRAARDYKIQNHGHRVLQRLEQRRQQAPEREAPGIEQRLQEVRESIRRAQVSQVKGAARLALLQGAGLDVQRWLKPAMTQAQDEVEQERRLSEARLSQRDLSPTAEDAELSDFEECEETGELFEEPAPTALATRPLPCPAHVVFGYQAGREDELTITEGEWLEVIEEGDADEWVKARNQHGEVGFVPERYLNFPDLSFPESGHDSDNPSGAEPTAFLARALYSYTGQSAEELSFPEGALIRLLPRAQDGVDDGFWRGEFGGHVGVFPSLLVEELLGPPGPHELSDPEQMLPSPSPPSFSPPVPTCALDGAPAPVLPVDQDLECPGPLDMMAPRLRPMRPPPPPPAKAPDPGHPDPLT, from the exons ATGCAGCCGCCGCCCCGAAAA GTAAAGCCGGCTCAGGAGGTGAAGCTTCGCTTCCTGGAGCAGCTGAGCATCCTTCAGACCCGGCAGCAGAGGGAGGCAGATTTACTGGAGGACATCAG GTCCTACAGCAAGCAGAGGGCAGCCATTGAACGGGAGTATGGGCAG GCACTTCAGAAACTGGCTGGGCCATTCCTGAAGAGGGAAGGGCACCGGAGTGGGGAGATGGACAGCAG GATGGTGTTTGGTGCCTGGCGCTGCCTGCTGGATGCCACCGTGGCTGGGGGCCAAGCCCGGCTCCAGGCATCTGACCGATACCGTGACCTGGCAGGGGGCACAGGGCGGAGTGCCAAGGAGCAGGTGCTTAGGAAG GGAGCAGAGAACCTCCAGAGGGCACAAGCTGAGGTGCTGCAGTCTGTCCgggagctgagccgaagtcggaagctgtATGGGCAGCGGGAACGTGTGTGGGCCTTGGCACAGGAGAAGGCGGCTGATGTCCAGGCTAG ACTGAACCGAAGTGACCATGGGCTCTTCCACACTCGAACCAGTCTCCAGAAACTCAGCACCAAG tTGTCTGCCCAATCAGCCCAGTACTCCCAGCAGCTGAGAGCAGCCCGCAACGAGTACCTGCTTAACCTGGTGGCCACCAATGCCCACCTTGACCACTACTACCAGGAGGAATTGCCAGCCCTGCTCAAG GCCCTGGTCAGCGAGCTCTTGGAACACTTGAGGGACCCCCTGACCTTGCTAAGCCGCACTGAGCTGGAAGCTGCAGAGATGGCCCTGGAGCATGCCCACCATGGAGCACAGGCAACCTCCCAG GTAAGCTGGGAGCAAGATTTGAAGCTTTTTCTTCAGGAGCCTGGAGTATTTTCCCCCACACCACCTCAGGAGTTTCAGCCTGCAGGGACTGATCAG GTGTGTGCCTTGGAGCTGGAGGGGGACGCAGGAGGCATGGCTGGGGACAGTAGCCTGGAGAAAGAGGTTCAACGCTGGACGAGCCGAGCCGCCCGAGACTACAAGATCCAGAACCATGGGCATcgg GTGCTGCAGCGGCTGGAGCAGAGGCGACAGCAGGCTCCAGAGCGGGAGGCTCCAGGCATAGAACAGCGGCTGCAGGAAGTGAGGGAGAGCATTCGGCGGGCACAG GTGAGCCAGGTGAAGGGGGCTGCTCGGCTGGCCCTGCTACAAGGAGCTGGCCTAGATGTGCAGCGCTGGCTGAAACCAGCCATGACCCAGGCCCAGGATGAGGTGGAGCAGGAGCGACGGCTCAGTGAGGCCCGACTGTCCCAGAGGGACCTGTCTCCTACG GCTGAGGATGCTGAGCTCTCGGACTTTGAGGAATGTGAGGAGACAGGGGAGCTCTTTGAGGAGCCTGCCCCCACAGCCTTGGCCACtaggccccttccctgccctgcacaTGTGGTGTTTGGTTATCAG GCAGGGCGTGAGGATGAGCTGACCATCACAGAGGGCGAGTGGCTGGAGGTCATAGAAGAGGGAGATGCTGATGAATGGGTCAAG GCTCGAAACCAGCACGGCGAGGTAGGCTTTGTCCCTGAGCGGTATCTCAACTTCCCGGACCTCTCCTTCCCTGAGAGTGGCCATGACAGCGACAACCCCTCAGGGGCAGAGCCCACAG CTTTCCTGGCCCGTGCCCTATACAGCTACACGGGACAGAGTGCAGAGGAGCTGAGCTTCCCCGAGGGGGCACTTATCCGCCTGCTGCCCAGGGCCCAGGATGGAGTGGATGACGGCTTCTGGAGGGGAGAATTTGGGGGCCATGTTGGGGTCTTCCCCTCCCTGCTAGTGGAGGAGCTTCTTGGCCCCCCAGGGCCCCATGAACTCTCAGACCCTGAACAG ATGCTGCcatccccttctcctcccagctTCTCACCTCCTGTGCCCACCTGTGCCTTGGATGGAGCCCCTGCACCTGTGCTGCCTGTGG ACCAAGACCTGGAATGTCCTGGACCCCTGGACATGATGGCACCTCGACTCAGGCCG ATGCGtccaccacctcccccaccagctAAAGCCCCGGATCCTGGCCACCCAGATCCTCTCACCTGA